One Cucurbita pepo subsp. pepo cultivar mu-cu-16 chromosome LG09, ASM280686v2, whole genome shotgun sequence DNA window includes the following coding sequences:
- the LOC111801387 gene encoding chlorophyll a-b binding protein 7, chloroplastic-like translates to MASACASSAIATVAISSSSSQKNGCPKASNFVTGKKLRLRKYTTAAVAPRSAPVCAAADPNRPLWFPGSTPPPWLDGSLPGDFGFDPLGLSSDPESLRWNQQAELVHCRWAMLGAAGIFIPEFLTKIGILNTPSWYTAGELEYFTDTTTLFVVELIFIGWAEGRRWADILKPGCVNTDPIFPNNKLTGTDVGYPGGLWFDPLGWGSGSPEKIKELRTKEIKNGRLAMLAVMGAWFQHIYTGTGPIDNLFAHLADPGHATVFAAFTPK, encoded by the exons ATGGCCTCGGCTTGTGCTTCTTCTGCCATTGCAACGGTCGCAATTTCTTCATCGAG TTCTCAGAAGAACGGGTGTCCAAAGGCTTCTAATTTCGTAACAGGGAAGAAATTGAGACTAAGAAAGTACACCACCGCTGCTGTTGCTCCTCGATCAGCTCCGGTCTGTGCCGCCGCTGACCCCAACAGACCCCTTTGGTTCCCTGGTAGCACCCCTCCTCCATGGCTCGACGGTAGCCTCCCCGGTGACTTTGGCTTCGACCCTCTTGGTCTTT CTTCTGATCCGGAGAGCCTGAGATGGAACCAGCAGGCGGAGCTGGTCCACTGCCGGTGGGCAATGTTAGGCGCTGCCGGAATTTTCATCCCGGAATTCTTGACAAAGATCGGAATTTTGAACACTCCATCATGGTACACCGCCGGAGAATTGGAATACTTCACCGACACCACCACCCTCTTCGTCGTCGAACTCATTTTCATCGGTTGGGCCGAGGGTAGACGGTGGGCCGACATTCTCAAACCCGGCTGCGTCAACACCGACCCGATCTTCCCCAACAACAAGCTCACCGGAACGGACGTTGGGTACCCAGGAGGGCTGTGGTTCGACCCGCTCGGATGGGGTAGCGGGTCACCCGAAAAGATCAAGGAATTGAGAACTAAAGAGATCAAGAACGGACGTTTGGCTATGTTGGCAGTGATGGGTGCATGGTTTCAACACATTTACACCGGCACCGGTCCCATCGACAATCTTTTCGCGCACCTTGCCGATCCCGGCCACGCCACCGTCTTCGCC GCTTTTACTCCCAagtga